ACTTTTTTTTAAGCTCGTAATTAATCAGCGAAACGAGTAATGTTCTCACCCGATTTATTGGGTGAGGGCAGGTGTTATTGACGTTTTTTTACAAAATATGCGCGATTTGATGCAAATTAAGCGCCTTCTTGAAAGAAACGTGACTGCCATCAAACATTAAGCAGGCTATTTATTTTACTCTTCGTAAAAATTAAAAGGGTGCTTTAGACATCCTTATTCGCAAAGGCTTACTCCCCCCTTTGTAACGCCAATAAACGCGAGAAACAGCAGAAAAGCACTATTACTCAGGAGCACACTCAACTATGTTTAAGAACGCATTTGCAAACCTGCAAAAGGTAGGTAAATCGCTAATGCTACCGGTATCCGTCTTACCCATCGCAGGTATTCTGCTGGGTGTCGGTTCCGCGAATTTTAGCTGGCTACCAACAGTAGTCTCTCACGTAATGGCAGAAGCGGGCGGTTCCGTCTTTGCTAACATGGCATTAATCTTTGCTATTGGCGTTGCACTCGGCTTTACCAATAACGACGGTGTATCCGCGTTGGCGGCAGTTGTTGCTTACGGCATCATGGTGAAAACCATGGCTGTGGTAGCGCCTCTGGTCTTGCATCTGCCAGCAGAAGAAATTGCGGCCAAACATTTAGCCGATACCGGGGTATTGGGCGGGATTATTGCAGGTGCTATAGCCGCCTACATGTTCAACCGCTTCTACCGTATTCAGTTACCTGAATATCTCGGTTTCTTTGCGGGCAAACGCTTTGTTCCGATTATTTCTGGTTTCACCGCTATCTTCGTTGGTGTGATCCTGTCCTTCGTATGGCCACCTATCGGTACTGCGATCCAGACTTTCTCCCAGTGGGCGGCTTATCAGAACTCAGTTGTTGCCTTTGGTATCTACGGCGTTGTTGAACGTGCGTTAGTGCCATTCGGTCTGCACCATATCTGGAACGTACCATTCCAAATGCAAATTGGTGAATACACCAACGCAGCAGGTCAGGTATTCCACGGTGACATTCCACGTTACATGGCGGGTGACCCAACTGCCGGTAAACTGTCTGGTGGCTTCTTGTTCAAAATGTACGGTCTGCCAGCCGCCGCGATTGCGATTTGGCATTCAGCCAAGCCGGAAAACCGCGCTAAAGTGGGCGGGATCATGATCTCCGCAGCGCTGACCTCATTCCTGACTGGTATCACCGAGCCAATTGAATTCTCCTTCATGTTCGTGGCGCCAATTTTGTATGTTATCCATGCAATTCTGGCCGGTCTGGCGTTCCCAATCTGTATCCTGCTTGGGATGCGTGATGGTACCAGCTTCTCCCATGGTCTGATTGACTTCATCGTTCTAAGTGGCAACAGTAGCCGTATCTGGCTGTTCCCTCTGGTGGGTATTTGCTACGGTCTGGTGTACTACACCATCTTCCGTGTGCTGATTGCCAAACTGGATCTGAAAACACCGGGTCGTGAAGAGACAACGACTGAGCAAACTGTACAGGGCGGCACAGAAATGTCAGCGGCACTGGTAAATGCGTTTGGTGGTAAAGAGAACATCACTAACCTGGATGCATGTATTACCCGTCTGCGTGTCAGCGTGGCGGATGTATCCAAGGTTGACCAAGCTGGTCTGAAGAAACTGGGTGCTGCGGGTGTTGTGGTCGCAGGTTCTGGTGTTCAGGCTATCTTCGGGACTAAATCAGATAACCTGAAAACAGATATGGACGAGTATATTCGTAACCATTGATTCAGGTTTGGGGAGTGCAAAGGGGGGGGCGAAAGCCTCCCTTTTTTTATCTTTTTTACATTGATTTTATTGGGTTATTTATTTTTGCTGTCCATATTGTGACCTCAACTCAAAGATTGACCACCTTCAGATACAAAAAAGCCTGCACGCGGCGGTTATAGCAGGCCGTGACAGCGTTTAAAAATGAATGTTGGAGAGCGTCGCGATCACGCCACTTATCCGTTACGCCAAAGCACAGCAGAAAACCGTTATTATTAGCGCAGAAATATTAGCTATTCAGGTGGTTGAGCCATTTGTGCTGTATACGGTATTCGCCCAGGCGCCACATTGTTTGAAAAAGCGGCGGCTTATGCCAGAGGCTGATTATTGAGGTTGAAATCAATAGAATTTGTCGCTCATACTACGCATTCTCTATTTTACAATGACAAAGGAAATGCGTAATGGCCGAAGAAACGATTTTCAGCAAAATTATCCGCCGTGAAATTCCTGCCGACGTGGTCTATCAGGATGAACTGGTGACGGCGTTTCGTGATATTGCCCCACAGGCACCCACCCATATCTTAATCATTCCTAATATCCTTATTCCAACTGTGAATGATGTCACCGCAGAACATGAAGCAACACTGGGCCGCATGATCACCGTGGCGGCTAAACTTGCTCAACAGGAAGGCATTGCCGAAGATGGCTATCGCCTGATCATCAACTGTAACCAACATGCCGGGCAAGTGGTCTATCATATTCATATGCACCTGGTTGGTGGTCGTGATCTGGGGTCATTGTTGTCACATAAGTAATGATGCTGCATCAATAGCGACATAATGATTGAGTCTAAATGAGGTAAGCCTATGCGCCGTGTTAAGGCGTTTTTATTACCGGTGATGGTGTTGGCGTGTATAGCGACATTGCTGGGGTGCAGCAGTCCGAAAGGGATTGCAGTAAATAAACAGCAAACCGTGGTAATGGATTCGTCGGTTCTGGCAGCAGGCATTTTGGCTTCTCAACCCGCAGTATCACTCTCTTCTGGCAACAATGTTGCACGTTCAGTTATCACGAATAGCCAGAATAAACCGATAAGAATCAATTACCGTTTTTATTGGTATGATGCGCAGGGCTTAGATGTGCCGCCACTGGAAGCGCCGCGCGTTATGGTCATTGCGCCAGGGGATGATGTTACTGTTCAATCAGTTAATAATAATTTTAATGCGCGCAGTGCACGCCTTCATTTATTTTTATAGCCGATTGATTTTCACGATTGGATTATTGGAGTAGGGCAATGAAAAGGTATTTATTTGTGGTTTTGGCAGCGTTAGTGCTGACCGGTTGTCCGTCCCGGACGCCTGTTGCGCCAACGACACCGCCAGTGACCATTGAACCGGTAACACCCCCAGTAATTGAGACACCTCCGCCGGTAGACACCGTGCCGCAGCCGCCGAAAGTGCAATCTATCGATTGGGCTATCAGTGTCGAGCCGTTGGTGGCGAAAATGGTGAATAACAACGAAGTGGCGAATGGCAGCATCCTGCTGTTGGATAGCGTTAAAAACAACACTAATGGTGCATTGCAAACGGCGAAAGCCACCGCAGCATTACATCAAGTGCTAGCGTCGAATAAAAAGTTTGTTTTGATCTCGCCACAACAATTAGCCGTTGCCAAGCAAACGCTGGGGCTTTCGGAAGAAGATAGTCTGGGATCGCGCAGCAAAGCGATTGGTTTGGCCCGTTATGTCGGCGCTCAATATGTTTTGTACAGTGATGTGAGTGGTGATGTGAAATCGCCAACCATTGAAATGCAATTGATGCAGGCGCAATCAGGCGAAATCATTTGGTCAGGTAATGGCCCGGTTCAGCGCTGATCCCTCTCTGTATGCATTCATTGGCAGCATAAATCCGGCGATGAAAATCGCCGATTATCACTTTAGTCCGGTAGCGGGGCTAACCGGTGAAAGCTGGCGTATTACGGCACCCAATATTGATTGGTTGGCGCGCCAACAGTCGGTAGCCAAGCGTCAGTTGGGAGTGAACCGGCGGCGGGAGCGAAAGCTGTTACGACACGTGGCAAATCAGCATTTCTCACCGGCCATTATTGCCGCTGATCAGCACTGGTTAGTGGTCAATTGGCTTGAAGGTGACGTTGTCACGAATGAGCAATTTGTTGAATTATCAGATAATGGGCAGTTGCCACAACTATTGGCCCGTCTGCATCATCTGCCTGCCAGTGGCTACCGTCTGGATTTGCGCGGTCAGTTAGCTCGTTATGGGCTGCTGATTGACCCAACACGCCACTCACCGGCCT
The sequence above is drawn from the Yersinia intermedia genome and encodes:
- a CDS encoding YcfL family protein produces the protein MRRVKAFLLPVMVLACIATLLGCSSPKGIAVNKQQTVVMDSSVLAAGILASQPAVSLSSGNNVARSVITNSQNKPIRINYRFYWYDAQGLDVPPLEAPRVMVIAPGDDVTVQSVNNNFNARSARLHLFL
- the lpoB gene encoding penicillin-binding protein activator LpoB; this encodes MKRYLFVVLAALVLTGCPSRTPVAPTTPPVTIEPVTPPVIETPPPVDTVPQPPKVQSIDWAISVEPLVAKMVNNNEVANGSILLLDSVKNNTNGALQTAKATAALHQVLASNKKFVLISPQQLAVAKQTLGLSEEDSLGSRSKAIGLARYVGAQYVLYSDVSGDVKSPTIEMQLMQAQSGEIIWSGNGPVQR
- the ptsG gene encoding PTS glucose transporter subunit IIBC — encoded protein: MFKNAFANLQKVGKSLMLPVSVLPIAGILLGVGSANFSWLPTVVSHVMAEAGGSVFANMALIFAIGVALGFTNNDGVSALAAVVAYGIMVKTMAVVAPLVLHLPAEEIAAKHLADTGVLGGIIAGAIAAYMFNRFYRIQLPEYLGFFAGKRFVPIISGFTAIFVGVILSFVWPPIGTAIQTFSQWAAYQNSVVAFGIYGVVERALVPFGLHHIWNVPFQMQIGEYTNAAGQVFHGDIPRYMAGDPTAGKLSGGFLFKMYGLPAAAIAIWHSAKPENRAKVGGIMISAALTSFLTGITEPIEFSFMFVAPILYVIHAILAGLAFPICILLGMRDGTSFSHGLIDFIVLSGNSSRIWLFPLVGICYGLVYYTIFRVLIAKLDLKTPGREETTTEQTVQGGTEMSAALVNAFGGKENITNLDACITRLRVSVADVSKVDQAGLKKLGAAGVVVAGSGVQAIFGTKSDNLKTDMDEYIRNH
- the hinT gene encoding purine nucleoside phosphoramidase; its protein translation is MAEETIFSKIIRREIPADVVYQDELVTAFRDIAPQAPTHILIIPNILIPTVNDVTAEHEATLGRMITVAAKLAQQEGIAEDGYRLIINCNQHAGQVVYHIHMHLVGGRDLGSLLSHK